Below is a genomic region from Bacilli bacterium.
CGCCGTAATCGCGCGCGCCGGCGAAGCGGGCGCCAAGCGCGCCATACCGTTGGAGGTTAGCGGGCCGTTTCATTCCTCGTTAATGCAGCCGGCCGCCGAGAAATTGAGCGCGGAGTTGGCGGCGGTGCCGTTCAGCGATGCGAAGGTGCCGGTTGTGGCCAACGTTACGGCGCTTCCCGAAACCGCCGCGGACCGCATCCGCGAGCTTTTGGTCAAACAGGTCGTATCCCCCGTGTTGTGGGAAGACAGCGTGAAATGGATGATCGCGCAAGGGGTGGATACGTTTTACGAAATCGGATCCGGCACCGTCTTATCGGGATTGATCAAAAAAGTGGATCGCAGCGTGAAGACCATTGCCATCAACAGCGTTGCGGCGATTGCCCAAACGCACGCAAACGTGTAATCGCGAAAAAAGAATATTTTTGCAAAAGCCGCTATAGCGGCGGGAGGGTATGATGCTTAAAGGAAAAGTAGCGTTGGTGACAGGTTCGTCAAGGGGCATCGGCAGGGCGATCGCGCTTGCGCTTGCCAAAGCGGGCGCGGAAGTCGCCGTAAACTATGCCGGCAGCGAGCAAGCGGCGGCGGAAGTCGTGGAAATCATTCGCGGGCTTGGCCGCAAGGCGGAGAAATTCCGCGCCGATGTCGGCAACGCCCAACAAGCTGAACAGTTGGTAAAAAGCGTTGTTGAAACATTCGGCAAAGTCGATATTTTGGTGAATAACGCCGGCATAACGCGGGACAATTTAATAATGCGAATGAAAGAAGAAGAATTCGACGAAGTTATTCATACAAATCTGAAAGGCGTGTTCAATTGCACCAAGGCAGCCGCGCGGCCGATGATGAAGCAGCGCTCCGGCACGATTATTAATATTTCTTCCGTCGTCGGCGTTATCGGCAACGCGGGGCAAGCGAACTATGTTGCGGCCAAGGCGGGCGTGATCGGGCTCACAAAATCGAC
It encodes:
- the fabG gene encoding 3-oxoacyl-[acyl-carrier-protein] reductase — its product is MLKGKVALVTGSSRGIGRAIALALAKAGAEVAVNYAGSEQAAAEVVEIIRGLGRKAEKFRADVGNAQQAEQLVKSVVETFGKVDILVNNAGITRDNLIMRMKEEEFDEVIHTNLKGVFNCTKAAARPMMKQRSGTIINISSVVGVIGNAGQANYVAAKAGVIGLTKSTARELASRGITVNAVAPGFIATEMTDKLPADLKETMKGQIPLGRFGEPDDIAGVVVFLASPAASYMTGQTLVVDGGMVM